The Blastomonas fulva genome contains a region encoding:
- a CDS encoding urea amidolyase associated protein UAAP1, with translation MSAVLADPNAAREHARSMAGTRVEAMPLLPPVAADLPEGVSPDDLVWEETIAAGGYATRRLARGTRLRLIDTGGDACAALQLFNAEIPTERLNVADTVKVQWNAYLGAGKLLLSDMGRVLMSILEDDAGTHDAFCGTSNAATNAAKYGDGSNSGPHPNGRDRFLLGAAKHGLQRRDVHPCITLFKGAKIAADGAIVPEIGPFAGGRSVTLRAEMEVIVVIANVPHVLDPRADYTVTPLRATAWRGPVTSEDDAIRNATPEGQRAFLNVEDYFRR, from the coding sequence ATGAGCGCTGTCCTTGCCGATCCGAACGCCGCGCGCGAGCATGCCCGGTCGATGGCGGGCACCAGGGTCGAGGCGATGCCGCTGCTACCGCCGGTCGCCGCCGACCTGCCCGAGGGCGTCTCGCCCGACGATCTGGTGTGGGAAGAGACGATTGCAGCAGGCGGCTATGCCACGCGGCGGCTGGCGCGCGGCACCCGGTTGCGGCTGATCGACACCGGGGGCGATGCCTGTGCCGCGCTGCAGCTGTTCAACGCCGAGATACCGACCGAACGGCTCAATGTCGCCGACACCGTCAAGGTGCAGTGGAACGCCTATCTGGGCGCGGGCAAATTGCTGCTGTCGGACATGGGCCGGGTGCTGATGAGCATCCTCGAGGACGATGCGGGTACGCACGATGCGTTCTGCGGAACCTCGAACGCTGCCACTAATGCCGCGAAATACGGCGATGGCAGCAACAGCGGTCCGCATCCCAACGGCCGCGACCGCTTCCTGCTCGGCGCCGCCAAGCACGGGCTGCAACGGCGCGATGTCCATCCGTGCATCACCTTGTTCAAGGGCGCGAAGATCGCCGCAGACGGCGCGATCGTGCCCGAGATCGGCCCGTTCGCAGGCGGTCGCAGCGTGACCTTGCGCGCCGAGATGGAGGTGATCGTGGTCATCGCCAACGTGCCGCATGTGCTCGATCCGCGTGCCGACTACACCGTCACTCCGCTGCGCGCGACCGCCTGGCGTGGCCCGGTGACCAGCGAAGACGACGCCATCCGCAATGCGACGCCCGAAGGCCAGCGCGCCTTCCTGAACGTCGAAGACTATTTCCGCCGCTGA
- a CDS encoding ABC transporter permease — MRWVNLHLSRGQRVLLGAAPIVLLMLVYLVMAAQRHADNPMDKILPLPGAMITAMSALMFQPDQLTGQLTFWVDTLASLQRLGLGLGIATITALVVGLVLGVLPPVRATFGPLVTGIAVIPPIALLPILFIALGLGETAKVALIVIGIAPVMVRDIAAHVGALPPEQIIKAQTLGASSWQIMIRVALPQAMPRLIHAVRMALGPAWVFLISAEAIASDVGLGYRIFLVRRYLSMDVIIPYVAWIALLAILMDAALTWTGRRAFPWATGASH, encoded by the coding sequence ATGCGCTGGGTCAACCTTCATCTGAGCCGCGGCCAGCGCGTCCTGCTGGGGGCAGCGCCGATCGTGCTGCTGATGCTGGTCTATCTGGTGATGGCGGCGCAGCGCCATGCCGACAACCCCATGGACAAGATCCTGCCGCTGCCCGGCGCGATGATCACCGCCATGTCCGCGCTGATGTTCCAGCCGGACCAGCTCACCGGGCAGCTCACCTTCTGGGTCGATACGCTTGCCAGCCTGCAGCGGCTGGGGCTGGGCCTGGGGATCGCGACGATCACCGCGCTGGTGGTCGGGCTGGTGCTCGGCGTGCTGCCACCGGTGCGCGCGACCTTCGGCCCGCTGGTCACCGGCATCGCGGTGATCCCGCCGATCGCATTGCTGCCGATCCTCTTCATCGCCTTGGGGCTGGGCGAGACCGCCAAGGTGGCGCTGATCGTCATCGGCATCGCGCCCGTCATGGTGCGCGATATCGCAGCGCATGTCGGCGCGCTGCCGCCTGAGCAGATCATCAAGGCGCAGACCCTGGGCGCAAGCTCGTGGCAGATCATGATCCGAGTCGCGCTGCCCCAGGCGATGCCGCGGCTGATCCATGCGGTGCGCATGGCGCTGGGTCCGGCCTGGGTGTTCCTGATCTCGGCAGAGGCGATCGCCTCGGACGTCGGGCTTGGCTACCGCATCTTCCTGGTACGCCGCTATCTGTCGATGGACGTCATCATCCCCTATGTCGCGTGGATCGCGTTGCTCGCCATCCTGATGGATGCGGCGCTGACCTGGACCGGCAGGCGGGCGTTTCCCTGGGCGACGGGAGCCAGCCATTGA
- a CDS encoding putative urea ABC transporter substrate-binding protein — MMRLLGKLGTAVLIAGSLMLAACSQGPDPKTEAKTEFTIGWSIYAGWMPWPYAQQAGIVKKWADKYGITINLVQVNDYVESVNQYTAGKFDGVTVTNMDALTIPAAGGKDTTAIIVGDYSNGNDGILLKGANSLAALKGRQAYLVELSVSHYLLARGLDKAGLKAPDVKTVNTSDADIVAAFGAPDVTAAVAWNPQLSVMKAEKGVNLVFSSADIPGEILDLMVVDTATLKANPNLAKALVGIWYETVALMQRQDAEGKAARAAMAKLSGASPEMFDSQLATTFLYADPKSALAATTSPSLVETMTLVRDFSFSKGLFKGASSADDVGIGFPGGKTLGNPDRVTLRFDDSFMKLAADGKL, encoded by the coding sequence ATGATGAGGCTTTTGGGCAAACTCGGCACTGCAGTGCTGATCGCAGGGTCTCTCATGCTGGCAGCCTGTTCGCAGGGCCCCGATCCCAAGACTGAAGCAAAGACCGAGTTCACCATCGGCTGGTCGATCTATGCCGGCTGGATGCCCTGGCCCTATGCGCAGCAGGCCGGCATCGTGAAGAAATGGGCGGACAAATACGGCATCACGATCAACCTGGTGCAGGTCAACGATTACGTGGAATCGGTCAACCAGTACACCGCGGGCAAGTTCGACGGGGTGACCGTCACCAACATGGACGCACTGACCATCCCGGCAGCCGGCGGCAAGGACACCACCGCGATCATCGTCGGCGATTATTCGAACGGCAATGACGGCATCCTGCTCAAGGGTGCAAATTCGCTCGCCGCGCTCAAAGGCCGCCAGGCCTATCTCGTCGAGCTGTCGGTCTCGCACTATCTGCTGGCGCGCGGGCTCGACAAGGCGGGACTGAAGGCGCCCGATGTCAAGACCGTCAACACCTCGGACGCCGATATCGTCGCCGCCTTCGGTGCGCCCGATGTCACCGCGGCGGTCGCGTGGAACCCGCAGCTTTCGGTGATGAAGGCCGAGAAGGGCGTGAACCTGGTGTTCAGCTCGGCCGATATTCCAGGCGAAATCCTCGACCTGATGGTGGTCGACACCGCCACGCTCAAGGCCAACCCCAATCTTGCCAAGGCGCTGGTCGGTATCTGGTACGAAACCGTCGCGCTGATGCAGCGCCAGGATGCCGAAGGAAAGGCCGCGCGCGCTGCGATGGCCAAGCTTTCCGGCGCCAGCCCAGAGATGTTCGACAGCCAGCTGGCGACGACCTTCCTCTATGCCGACCCCAAGTCAGCGCTCGCCGCGACCACCTCGCCCTCGCTGGTCGAGACGATGACTTTGGTGCGCGACTTCAGCTTCTCCAAGGGCCTGTTCAAGGGCGCGAGCTCCGCCGACGATGTCGGCATCGGCTTTCCCGGCGGCAAGACATTGGGCAATCCCGACAGGGTGACGTTGCGCTTCGACGACAGCTTCATGAAGCTCGCCGCCGACGGCAAGCTCTGA
- a CDS encoding CopG family ribbon-helix-helix protein, with translation MSLPGELFRQLDNMVEERGLPSRSQLIAELIRHALAEHEAYTRPDEMLAGTITIVYRGDRGRVRHQLAQTQAEYLKEVISSQHVFLEDDQSLEVLLVQGPAVRLKDLCDALRRVRGVHQLQLVTTTALLPPLYEPDANLAEGAAA, from the coding sequence ATGAGCCTGCCCGGCGAGCTGTTTCGGCAGCTCGACAACATGGTGGAGGAACGCGGCCTGCCGTCGCGCTCGCAGCTGATCGCCGAGCTGATCCGCCACGCGCTCGCCGAGCACGAGGCGTACACCCGCCCCGACGAGATGCTCGCGGGCACCATCACCATCGTCTATCGCGGCGACCGCGGCCGGGTGCGCCATCAGCTCGCACAGACCCAGGCGGAGTATCTCAAGGAGGTCATCTCCTCGCAGCACGTCTTCCTCGAGGACGACCAGTCGCTCGAGGTGCTGCTGGTGCAGGGCCCAGCCGTGCGGTTGAAGGATCTTTGCGATGCACTGCGCCGGGTGCGCGGGGTGCATCAGCTCCAGCTGGTCACCACCACTGCGTTGCTGCCGCCGCTGTACGAGCCCGATGCAAACCTTGCAGAAGGAGCCGCCGCATGA
- a CDS encoding ATP-binding cassette domain-containing protein, with translation MTEPVLPGPILSLQNVWVEYGDKIVLERVDLDIAAGSFVSIVGPSGAGKSSLLRIILGQERPTRGAIALDGAPLAPECGPDRGVVFQRYSVFPHLSALGNTVFGLECAQAPLSARLFGSARRAAHAEAEAMLHAVGLGDSMHLYPAQLSGGMQQRLAIAQALIKRPRILLLDEPFGALDPGIRADMHKLILSLWRDYQLTIIMVTHDIREAFTLGTRVLALDKRRHDPHAPHRFGATAVYDIALRKDPEPEPEVPPIPLPQAQPQESA, from the coding sequence TTGACCGAGCCTGTGCTTCCCGGCCCGATCCTCAGTCTGCAGAATGTGTGGGTCGAATATGGCGACAAGATCGTGCTCGAGCGGGTCGATCTCGATATCGCGGCGGGATCGTTCGTCTCGATCGTCGGGCCCTCGGGCGCGGGCAAGAGCAGCTTGCTGCGGATCATCCTGGGCCAGGAGCGCCCGACACGCGGCGCGATCGCGCTGGATGGCGCGCCGCTCGCGCCCGAATGCGGACCCGATCGCGGCGTCGTCTTTCAGCGCTACTCGGTGTTTCCGCATCTCTCGGCGCTGGGCAACACCGTGTTCGGGCTGGAGTGCGCGCAGGCGCCGCTCTCGGCGCGATTGTTCGGATCGGCTCGCCGCGCCGCGCACGCCGAAGCAGAAGCGATGCTCCACGCGGTGGGCCTCGGCGATTCGATGCACCTGTATCCCGCGCAGCTTTCGGGCGGGATGCAGCAGCGGCTGGCGATCGCGCAGGCGCTGATCAAGCGCCCGCGCATCCTGCTGCTCGACGAGCCGTTCGGCGCGCTCGATCCGGGCATTCGCGCCGACATGCACAAGCTGATCCTGTCGCTGTGGCGCGATTATCAGCTCACCATCATCATGGTGACGCACGACATCCGCGAGGCGTTCACATTGGGAACCCGCGTGCTCGCGCTCGACAAGCGCCGCCACGATCCGCACGCGCCGCACCGTTTCGGCGCCACCGCGGTTTACGACATCGCGCTGCGCAAGGACCCCGAGCCTGAACCCGAAGTCCCGCCGATTCCCCTGCCCCAAGCCCAACCACAAGAGAGTGCCTGA